A segment of the Terribacillus aidingensis genome:
CACGAGATACAGTCAAGATGATGCTTCCATCCGGTGTTTCCACCGGATCGCCGACAATCGTATTGACATCGATCATTTCTTTCAGGTTTTCCATTGCGGTTTTCATTAAGCCTTGAATCGGATGATCTGCCATATTGCTCCTCCTATCTTCCTCTGGCATTGGATATAATAGCCTGCATAGCTTTCCCGGTACGAATAGACACTATGCATTGAAAGCTCGTATCAAAAAAGGAAGCTTGAAAAATTGGCTGTACTTGGATGTCGAAAGGCTGTTTGGTTTGAAAATTCGATCGGATTATCTGATTGGCTATTCCTTTTAAAGCCCACACCAAACCAACAATTGTACCTGTAGCAGCTGCATCAGACATTCCGATCGTCGTATGCCAGCGAAATTGCTGCAGCTCTGCACTTTTCGTAATCTGCCGCAAATAGGGAAAGGTCTTCCAAATTCTTTGCAGATCAGTAATGAAATTGCTCAGCTGCTGCTTCATATCGTCGGTGGATGTGTGTTCAATAGATGATTGCTGTTTAATTTGGCGCTTATGCACACGTATACCGAAAACCAGAATTTGAATATGCCAATGATTCTTATCATAACGAATATGTATCGTCACTTTAGCTGCCAGAGCCACTGTGATCAATAGCAGCAAACAAACCGCAAATATGGCTATCCACATATTCTCCAGCCCCTCTCACAGCATAGGATAAGCAATTCACTTTATTTTTACACAGAAAAGGAGCAGCGAACGCTGCCCCTTTATGCCATACTTATTAAATTATCTGCTTAATTGCTCTTGTGCTGTGCGTACAAGACGTTTAGTGATTTCTCCTCCAACAGATCCGTTGGCACGAGAAGTTTCGTTTCCGCCAAGCTGTACACCGAATTCTTGTGCGATTTCATATTTCATTTGATCTAGTGCTTGTTGTGCTTGAGGTACTACTAGCTGATTGCTTGAGTTGTTGTTAGCCATTTTGTGTCACCTCCTTGTACAAGTAGCATGCGCCGACAAGGAGATTAACATACGGACTATTTATATGGGAAGTTCTTACAATAAATCAGCAAAAGGCGCTTTATCTTCTTCTGGCAATGCAGTGATAATCTCTGTTCCTTCGATAGCTCGTTCGAATTCAGCCGAGAAGTCGATTGTCCCTTCATACAGATGGACCTTTTCACGGCGAGGCTTTGTTTTTGGTGCCTCTGGTACAAATACTGTACAGCAGTCATCATATGGACGAGTTGAAATTTCATAGGTATCGATTTGTTTTGCAATATCAATGATGTCAGACTTGTCCATTGTAATCAATGGACGAAGTATCGGATAATTCGTCACTTCGTTAATTGCAAACATACTTTCCATCGTCTGACTCGCGACTTGACCAAGGCTTTCTCCGGAAGTAAGCGACATGATACCGTGTTTTTCCGCAATTCGTTCACTGATACGCAGCATCATCCGACGCATGACTGTCATGCTATAGCCAAAGGGTATTTCTTGATGCACCTTCACCTGTAAATCTGTGAATGGAACAACATGAATCTTCACTTTAGCACCGAATTTCGATAATGTTTGCGCTAAGTCGATCACTTTCTGTTTTGCACGTTCATTTGTATAAGGCGGTGAATGGAAATGGATTGCTTCTATCTCGACACCGCGCTTCATAGCCAGATACCCTGCGACAGGACTGTCGATACCGCCTGATAGCATTAATAGAGTTTTGCCTGAACTGCCTGCTGGCAAGCCGCCCGGCCCCTTGATTTTTTGGCCAGTTACATAAGTTGCTCGCTCGCGAATCTCCACCATGATGTCAACACCAGGTTTCCTTACATCAACAGGATAGCCCTCACTGTTCTGAAGAACGTACGCACCAATACGCTGATTCATCTCCTGTGAATCAATCGGGAATCGTTTGTTTGTTCGTCGGCAAGAGATTTTGAATGTCGTTCCCGCTGGATTATCGAGCAGCAGCTGCAATGCAGCTTGCTTGATTGCCTGTTCTTCATTTTCCGTCCGGATAGCCAAACTGAAGCTATGGATGCCGAATATATGCCGGCATGCTTCTACGATCGGTTCATGATCTTCCCCATGAAGATGAATATACATCCGGTCGCGAGTACGTTCTACTTTCGCTTTCGGGTAAGATCTGATTTGGTCCTTCACGTTATATTCCAGTTGTTTGGTGAAATGCTTACGATTCTTTCCTTTTAGTGCCATTTCTCCATAACGTATCAATATATGATCATACTGCATAAGCTTACCTCATCACTTTCTTTAATTGTGTTAATGTCTTTTCAAGTATCTCCAAGAAATAGTCGACTTCTTGCTGTGTATTATCATAAGAAAAACTCACACGGATAGCAGATTCTGCCTGTGCATCCGGCACCCCGCAAGCGAGCAGCACCGCACTCGCGTCGCTGTTTTTGGAAGAGCACGCTGATTTTGTCGATACATAAATATCCTTTTCACCAAGAGCATGCACCAATACTTCCGGCTTCAAGCCTGGAACAGAAAAGTTCACGATATGCGGAGCACCAGCAGGAGGAGAATGAAGTACAACGCCCTCCATTCTTTCCAGTCCAGCCCAAAGTCGCTCCCTCAATTCAAAAAGCTTAGCAGGATACGTCTGCAGCTCTTCCATCGCCAACCGCAGCGCTTTAACCATAGCCGTTATTCCAGGTACATTTTCGGTTCCGGAGCGAAGTGCCTGTTCCTGTCCTCCACCGGACATCTGAGCAGCTATACGTGTATCAGCAGCTTTATACAGTATACCGCTGCCTTTCACTCCATGAAATTTATGAGCTGATAGCGTACAAAGATGAATATGACTCTCTTTGAGATTGAGTGCTACTTTCCCGGCTCCTTGGACATGGTCGACGTGGAAAGTGATAGCAGGAAATTCGGTCAGCATCTGGCCAATTGTCTTAATTGGCTGGATGGTGCCAAGTTCATTATTCACATGCATCACACTTACAAGGATGGTCTGATCTGTTATGGCCGCTTTTATCTTTTCAGCTGTCACATAACCATACTTATCCACATCAACGTACGTTACCTTAAAGCCCTGGTTCTCCAATTCCGCACAAGTCTCCAAGACAGAAGGATGTTCCACGGTCGTCGTAATAATATGATTCCCTATACGTTTTTTCTGAAATGCCGTTCCTTTAATTGCCAGGTTATTTCCTTCTGTTCCGCCTGATGTGAAAAAAACCTCATTTTCCCCGACATGTAAAAGCTGTGCAGCCTGTTTCCGGCATGCAGTCAACAGCTGTTCTGCACTGCCGCCCAATCGATGCAGAGAAGAAGGATTGGCGAAATACGCTTGTGCTGCCTCTGTGTAACTGACAAGCACGTCAGGGTGCGGCTTCGTTGTTGCACTGTTATCAAAGTAAATCATATATCCGTCTCCCCTCTGTTCAAAAACTATCTTTTACTAAAATAAAGCAATCCCTCGCATGTGGCAAGGGATTGCTTTATGTATCAGCTGGGAACCTTGATATGTTTTTCCAAGCGTTCCAGCGCTTTTGGCTCTATATCTTGTAATGCACGTGCAGCCCGTTCTAAGGCTTGTTCATATTGATATTCACGGAAAAGCTTCTCTGATTCTGCCATTTCGGCAGCAAGCATCGGATATTGGCTGCGGTAACGGTTGGAATACTGAATCACTACTTCTGCCAAATAAGCTTGTTCAAGTAAATGCTCAATTTGTTCAATAGTTGTACTGGTGACTTCCTCTGCCTGCTGCAGATGTGTACGGACCTCAGCCATATCTAGCGGATGTGCTTCGAGAACTTCCATTGTGCGGGAGGTTTTCTCCTGACTCTCTTCGACCATCTGCCAAACATCCTGCGGTACACCAGGAATATTGCTCTTTTGCAGTTTCCGATTCACATCGTACAGCTTCTGCCGCATGTCAGCAATTTTTTCTTTAGCTTCCAATTCATCTTTACGCAATGTCTTGATCTTTTCACGGATCGCCTCGTGTTCCTCTTCTATGGCACTCAGTTCACGGAAGCCCGCTTCCAGCTCTTCCTTCAGCTTCGCATGTGATACGAGCTCATCATCGACTTCTTGCTGCAGCGTCTCAAGCTGTTTGACGAGTCTGGAGATCTTTGTTTCAAGCTTCAGATGGAATTCGACATCATTGTCAGTAAAGAAATAAGATTCCCGAAGCAGGTCAACTTCTTCTTTTGTCTTGATATAGGACTCTGTTTTCTTCTCGACAGCATTGACGTATTGCTCGAATTTGGAATCGACATAATTCTTGGCAACAGCCTCGTTCTCAAGCAGTTGATACATCTCTTTAATACGGTTTTCCAAAGCAGGTATAACCAAATTCGTCTCTTCTGCATCGCCCGCTTCCAGATGTTTTATCAGAAGATCCAAACGTTCCTTCTCAGCCTTCAGCTCGTCTTCGAAACCTAGATGATGGATCCGGTAGCCATCTTGCTTCATCTCGCGGATACCGCCCAGCAAATCCGTGACTTGCGCCGGCAGGTCTTGCTTCACCTGCTTGTACACTTGAGGAAATGCCTCAATCTCAGCTTCCAGAGACTCTGTTTTCATTTTCACATCTGTAATGAGTTGGTTAGCTTCGAAGTAGTTGCCAGATTCGATGAGTGAATGATAGGTAGCCAGCTGTGTGATTTGCTCAGCAATAGCTGTCTCAAAACGCACATCTGCTTTTCCGAATTGGTGGCGATGCTGCGAAATCGTACGCTTCAGCGTCTGCAGTACAGGCTGTAAAGCCTCTGCCTGCTTGCGAGCTTCTTCTTCCGATGCAAGCAGCTCGTCCAGCTCACGGAACATAGCTTCAATCTTATCCTCCACTTGAGAAAGTGTCGCTTCCACTTGCTGCAGATGCTGTTTCGCTTTTTTGAAACGATAGCGGTCAGCACCTTCCTCCGCATCAAAAAGAGCCTCTTCTGTATCTGGAAGCTCTTTGGTTACGATATGATCCCAGCGTTCCTTCCACGATTCGAATTTTTCCTGTGTTTCTCCAGACAGGTTCAACGCTTTCACTTTCGCTAATTCTTCCGATACGTTGCGGTTCGATATATCCATTTTCCAGCTCTCAAGCCGGTCCACTTCATCATAAACTCGCTTTCTCATAATCAAGCCCAAGATGATCAGGGCGATGATTAAAATAATTCCTCCGATGATGTACGGCAATGTCCAGCCTCCTAACCAATACTCGGGAAAAAGGAGTAATACCCTAATAATCGTTATCTATTTTTAATACTAATATGATACCATGTAAACCGCAAATATGGCTAAATTTTTTCAAATTTCTCTGGTATTTTCCATGTTTTTCCCCTGGTAATGCATCAATTGGCGGATACTGCACGGAGCGCAGCGGACGAAACCGTTGTCAACGTATCGATCCAATGGTGGATACTTGACGTGTACATGCTGCAAAAATAGCGGCGTGACTCCTCTGTCAGCAACATTCCTTTCATTTCTTTGTTCATCGTAAATGGCGCAGACAGCATACCGGAAAGCTGCATGTAAAGATATACTCCTTCCCGTTCACGTATCCCACTGGCTTCCAAGTAATCACGGAAGGCTTGCTTCAGCGTATGATTCTCCTTCGCAAGATACGTCACCGCCATTTCCCTGACAAAGACAGAATCCAGCATGAGCTCCCTTTGGATGAAACCCGTGAATTGATTCCGCGAGAGCTTATAATGTATAATTGCTTCAATTAACTGTTTCAGATAGGTACTGGAAGAGTCCTGCCCGCGTTTTTGGGCTATTTTCTCCAGCACAGCAAGATATTCTTCGTAATACAGCACGACGGATGCTTCCAGAAGTCCTTGCTTGCTCTTATAATAATAGTTGATCAAGGAGACATTGACCGAAGCTTTTCCCGCAATATCGCGGACGGATGTCCCATGGTAGCCTTTTGTGTAGAACAATTGACAAGCGGCGTCCATCACTTTTTGTTTCGTGTCATTTTTTTTCAATCTTCTCAGCTCCTTTATCTGTTGTATACGACAGCGAAAGAGGCATACCTGCAACTTTCGCTCGCCAAATCTCGCGCCTTCTGTCGAATTACAGAAATTAATTATATGGGGGAAATGAATATGTTCGAAACAAAGGCTTATAGCGGTTCCCGTGAAAAGGACTATGAATTGCTCGTCAAACAGCTTGATGCGTTGCTTACTGGCGAAGAAGACGAAATCGCTCATCTGGCAAATGCTTCTGCTCTTTTGAATCAGTTTTTGGATGATGTGAACTGGGTCGGTTTTTATCTTCATAAAGGAGAAGAATTGATTCTAGGTCCATTCCAAGGCCTTCCGGCGTGTGTACGCATTAAAATTGGTAGAGGTGTATGCGGAACAGCTGTAGCAGAAAATAAAACACAGCTAGTAGCCGATGTACATCAATTTCCTGGTCACATCGCATGTGACGCAGCAAGCCAGTCCGAAATCGTTGTTCCTATCGTTGTAAATGGCAAATCTTACGGAGTGCTTGATATCGATAGTCCGTCCAAAAATCGATTCGACGAAACAGATCAGAAATACTTAGAAAAATTCATCGAAGTTCTCGTCAAGCATTTGACTAAATAAAAAACAGCTTCCGCTAAAGGAAGCTGTTTTTTCATTTAGATACAATATCTGTTTTTTCCGAGCCTTTTTGCATCATAAAGCTTACGGTCCGCTCTGGAGAACAGGTTATGTACGGCCGGACGATCTTCATCTGTCCATGTAGATACCCCGCAGGAAACCGTAACTGCAGGACGTGTCGAGCCCGCAATACTTTGAACGATTCTTTCTGCCTTCTTTATTGTCTGATCAAAAGACGCATGTGGCAGGTAGATTGCAAGCTCTTCTCCGCCCCATCTTGCTGCCACATCTGACGGGCCGAGCAAATCCTTGATAAGATTGGCCACTTGGATCAGGAGATAATCACCCGTGTTATGCCCATACGTATCATTCACTTTTTTGAAGTCATCCACATCAATCAGGATAAAGCCGCCTTGCGCATCTTCCTGTATATGCTCACGCATCCGTTCATCCAGATAACTTCTTGAAAATAGATTCGTAAGATAGTCTGTAATGACTAAATTCTCAAGCCTCTCACGAAGCATGGAATTGACTATCGACAACGAAGAATGCTGCACAAGTGATTCGATCAAACGGAATGATTCAAAAGTGAAAAAGCTAGGGTTGCGATGAAGTACAAGCACTACACCTTGCAGCTGTTCCGACCTTACCATCGGAATCGCCAGTAAAGACCGATAAGGAAGCGGCACATTCGGATATCGTTCCTGGAAATTGCTGATAAACATCGCTTCTCCTTGTGCATTCCGGCAATGCTGTGCAATCCATTCCAGGAAACCCCGGGAATTTTTTTCAAAGAAAAAACCTGTACTGCCATTCAATATGTCACCTGCGTCTTGATCTCCTCTATATAGGATGAATCCAATTTCTTCCCCGCCGAACGTATCTCGAATTTGCTGATGCATCAAACTGATTGTATCTGATAGACGCAAGTTGGCATTCATTTTCTTTGATGTTTCATTAATTAGCTGCAGATCACTTATCAGTTTCTTGGAGTGTTGATACAATCTGGCATTCTCAAGTGCATTCCCTGCCGAATCAGCTAGCTTCGTAATAAAACTATGATCCGCTTTTGTATATGCAATAGCTGTTGGAACCGAGATATGCAATACACCATATATACCCTGCTTTCCGTTCAAAGGCACATACCGATTGACCACTTCTCCATTTGCACTCGCTTCCACTTGCACTTCACCTGTCATATATGCCCGCGTACTGGCTTCATGGACAGAATAATCATAAACCAAATTTTTGATTGGCAAATCTGTATCACCGTGATAATCTTGGGCGAGTAAAAGTGCATAAACAAATTGCGGATAAGTGCGCTGCAAAGTCGTGATCAACACTCTCAGCACATCATGCATATCAATAGAAGCATGCAGATTTGTCGTTGCTTCATATAATTGTACAGTATGCTTTTCATCTTCTTTCGCTTGAAACGTACGGATAAGGTGCGTAACATAACTACCGATTTCCCAGGCAAGTTCCCTGCAATCAGGAATCTTTTCTCCGCCTCCCCCGATATACAGAAATCCGATGACTTCTTCATTCGGACGATGTAAGGGTAAGACTCTATCCAATACATGCGGGAATTCCCTTAACATATCAGGTATACAAACCCCCTGGCGAATATAACCAATAGATAGACGGAATCCGCTCTGCCTCGGCCCGGCGTAGCTTATTCGGTCCAATTGCTGCTGCCATTCATCATATAAATATAGCGCCATACTGTCTGCCTGCAGGAGATTCTTCATATTTTCGGTCATAAGCGCAAGTATCTCTCTGTAACTATAGCTTTCTCCCGATACGAGGAGCTGGTAGAAATAAAGCTTTGCTTGTTCAAGATTACTGTCAGTTAGCCGCTCCATTTGCATCTCCCCTACATTTTGGTAGTTTTATTCTATTATATAAGATAATAGACTCAATTCTCAATTGATATCCTAGTTCTTTTTACTTACAATCATATTCATAATATCTCCTTTGTCTAATTACCTTGACTTTAACCAGACAGAAAGCTTATAATACTCTTTGTGTAAAATAAATGGCGGCCTATGTGAACTCCCATTTGTCTGATTTTGTTCCTTTCTTGGCAAGGTGTACTAAGAGACGAATCTTCGTTTCTCCTTGTTTCAGAAGGTGTATCGTGTAACTCTCTGCTGTCGGAGCGATGGTACATGAAAACATAATCAACAGGTGATTCGAGCACACTCTGTTTTTATTTTATGCAAATAAAATAATAAAGGTGGAATTTATCCATGGCACGTTATACAGGTCCATTATGGAAAAA
Coding sequences within it:
- the ezrA gene encoding septation ring formation regulator EzrA; the protein is MPYIIGGIILIIALIILGLIMRKRVYDEVDRLESWKMDISNRNVSEELAKVKALNLSGETQEKFESWKERWDHIVTKELPDTEEALFDAEEGADRYRFKKAKQHLQQVEATLSQVEDKIEAMFRELDELLASEEEARKQAEALQPVLQTLKRTISQHRHQFGKADVRFETAIAEQITQLATYHSLIESGNYFEANQLITDVKMKTESLEAEIEAFPQVYKQVKQDLPAQVTDLLGGIREMKQDGYRIHHLGFEDELKAEKERLDLLIKHLEAGDAEETNLVIPALENRIKEMYQLLENEAVAKNYVDSKFEQYVNAVEKKTESYIKTKEEVDLLRESYFFTDNDVEFHLKLETKISRLVKQLETLQQEVDDELVSHAKLKEELEAGFRELSAIEEEHEAIREKIKTLRKDELEAKEKIADMRQKLYDVNRKLQKSNIPGVPQDVWQMVEESQEKTSRTMEVLEAHPLDMAEVRTHLQQAEEVTSTTIEQIEHLLEQAYLAEVVIQYSNRYRSQYPMLAAEMAESEKLFREYQYEQALERAARALQDIEPKALERLEKHIKVPS
- a CDS encoding GAF domain-containing protein, which codes for MFETKAYSGSREKDYELLVKQLDALLTGEEDEIAHLANASALLNQFLDDVNWVGFYLHKGEELILGPFQGLPACVRIKIGRGVCGTAVAENKTQLVADVHQFPGHIACDAASQSEIVVPIVVNGKSYGVLDIDSPSKNRFDETDQKYLEKFIEVLVKHLTK
- the thiI gene encoding tRNA uracil 4-sulfurtransferase ThiI; this translates as MQYDHILIRYGEMALKGKNRKHFTKQLEYNVKDQIRSYPKAKVERTRDRMYIHLHGEDHEPIVEACRHIFGIHSFSLAIRTENEEQAIKQAALQLLLDNPAGTTFKISCRRTNKRFPIDSQEMNQRIGAYVLQNSEGYPVDVRKPGVDIMVEIRERATYVTGQKIKGPGGLPAGSSGKTLLMLSGGIDSPVAGYLAMKRGVEIEAIHFHSPPYTNERAKQKVIDLAQTLSKFGAKVKIHVVPFTDLQVKVHQEIPFGYSMTVMRRMMLRISERIAEKHGIMSLTSGESLGQVASQTMESMFAINEVTNYPILRPLITMDKSDIIDIAKQIDTYEISTRPYDDCCTVFVPEAPKTKPRREKVHLYEGTIDFSAEFERAIEGTEIITALPEEDKAPFADLL
- the refZ gene encoding forespore capture DNA-binding protein RefZ is translated as MKKNDTKQKVMDAACQLFYTKGYHGTSVRDIAGKASVNVSLINYYYKSKQGLLEASVVLYYEEYLAVLEKIAQKRGQDSSSTYLKQLIEAIIHYKLSRNQFTGFIQRELMLDSVFVREMAVTYLAKENHTLKQAFRDYLEASGIREREGVYLYMQLSGMLSAPFTMNKEMKGMLLTEESRRYFCSMYTSSIHHWIDTLTTVSSAALRAVSAN
- a CDS encoding diguanylate cyclase produces the protein MERLTDSNLEQAKLYFYQLLVSGESYSYREILALMTENMKNLLQADSMALYLYDEWQQQLDRISYAGPRQSGFRLSIGYIRQGVCIPDMLREFPHVLDRVLPLHRPNEEVIGFLYIGGGGEKIPDCRELAWEIGSYVTHLIRTFQAKEDEKHTVQLYEATTNLHASIDMHDVLRVLITTLQRTYPQFVYALLLAQDYHGDTDLPIKNLVYDYSVHEASTRAYMTGEVQVEASANGEVVNRYVPLNGKQGIYGVLHISVPTAIAYTKADHSFITKLADSAGNALENARLYQHSKKLISDLQLINETSKKMNANLRLSDTISLMHQQIRDTFGGEEIGFILYRGDQDAGDILNGSTGFFFEKNSRGFLEWIAQHCRNAQGEAMFISNFQERYPNVPLPYRSLLAIPMVRSEQLQGVVLVLHRNPSFFTFESFRLIESLVQHSSLSIVNSMLRERLENLVITDYLTNLFSRSYLDERMREHIQEDAQGGFILIDVDDFKKVNDTYGHNTGDYLLIQVANLIKDLLGPSDVAARWGGEELAIYLPHASFDQTIKKAERIVQSIAGSTRPAVTVSCGVSTWTDEDRPAVHNLFSRADRKLYDAKRLGKNRYCI
- a CDS encoding cysteine desulfurase family protein, which encodes MIYFDNSATTKPHPDVLVSYTEAAQAYFANPSSLHRLGGSAEQLLTACRKQAAQLLHVGENEVFFTSGGTEGNNLAIKGTAFQKKRIGNHIITTTVEHPSVLETCAELENQGFKVTYVDVDKYGYVTAEKIKAAITDQTILVSVMHVNNELGTIQPIKTIGQMLTEFPAITFHVDHVQGAGKVALNLKESHIHLCTLSAHKFHGVKGSGILYKAADTRIAAQMSGGGQEQALRSGTENVPGITAMVKALRLAMEELQTYPAKLFELRERLWAGLERMEGVVLHSPPAGAPHIVNFSVPGLKPEVLVHALGEKDIYVSTKSACSSKNSDASAVLLACGVPDAQAESAIRVSFSYDNTQQEVDYFLEILEKTLTQLKKVMR
- a CDS encoding alpha/beta-type small acid-soluble spore protein — protein: MANNNSSNQLVVPQAQQALDQMKYEIAQEFGVQLGGNETSRANGSVGGEITKRLVRTAQEQLSR
- a CDS encoding DUF2953 domain-containing protein — encoded protein: MWIAIFAVCLLLLITVALAAKVTIHIRYDKNHWHIQILVFGIRVHKRQIKQQSSIEHTSTDDMKQQLSNFITDLQRIWKTFPYLRQITKSAELQQFRWHTTIGMSDAAATGTIVGLVWALKGIANQIIRSNFQTKQPFDIQVQPIFQASFFDTSFQCIVSIRTGKAMQAIISNARGR